ATATTAAacatgagaaaaaaatatatgttcattCATCTTCTTATACTTACTCCAACTACAAAGTATTTTGAGATCATAAgtgaatatgtaaataaatgcatgtcaattaataaatattctgtCGTGTGCAGTTGACACGACGTACTCGCAATGTCGGGAGTCTagtgattatttaattatttaatgcaccCTTGCTTTGTTTAGAAGCACTCATTGTGGtgaaaagattataatataagaagaaAAGTTGTCTCTTGAAATGAAATGAACGCAACTTATGAGACAGCAAGGTAGCTTGACGACAGAGCAAGAAAACAGAAAATGGTAAACTTCTTAGCCGGTTGTTAAAATCGCCCAGATGTCTACAGAAAGCAgctttttttgttgaaaaaaactgtttcggaagaaaaatattaagaatataatgttaattttaatttagtaaaacGTTAAACGGATCACATATGTAGTACACAAACACAGATTATTTgattattcgtttttataattatatctcgCTATTAGCTAATAAAATGATCAACAttgctataaaattattaatctttcaaatttaaaaatataaccataatttatataaagtatttaaaaatatgtaattacttCACAATATCATGAATgtacattaatttgttttattttttataatgtttataagatttaataaatacattttttttttagactatttaagtacaaatgtataaaatattttatcaacaatacaACTAGTTTAATAGTAAGGTAGCttactatatattaaacaatactaTAATGAAATGGTTCTACTCAATCAAATGTACACACACAAAATCCTGCAGAGTTAAATTTATGCATttcttaacaataataaaaaaagataattataaagtaataataaccaAACATAATTACATggtggtaaaaatatattatgctgctCAAAAGagacaaaacataaaacaaaaatattgagaacaaatcaaaattatttcgaCAAACCAcataaaagttacattttaataataatagtcatatttatttatttacagataTAGAATAATACTCCAATCaggtaacaataatttaataaccacagtagctaaataaaaattaataaaaataatagagaaaaaaatatatatacattattcatactagatatttaaaatatgataattaaataactaattgatataatttaatttaataataacgtactaatttaaaaataagcatTTAATATAGGGTCATACTAAACAGGTCCAAGTTATCAAAAAAGTAAAgctaaatcaaattataaagaattaaaaaaaaagtaatgataCTGTTAATGTTGAACAAATTAACGAACTTTCTAATATACTTTCTAGGAATAGTAGGATTTTATAATTGActgataaatgtataatcattaatcaatagtattaaaaataaaaataacagttgcaataaaaacataagtgaCTTCTTATGTTGGCGGTCAACTTAATCATAACGAGAGATTATTGCGAtcatctttaataatattttaactaaataacttatataaagaCTAGTTTAAAGGTACTTGATTTTCAGCAGCTATAGCTCATCCAAGCCACCCCGCGGTGCACCTAATTTGGTTTTCTCCAGAACTTCGTTCACAAATTGTGTAGTTTTTCCAGCTACTTTTAAtcctaaacaataaaataagaataagaatataaaaaaatattgattaagtaCACTGATTTGAAATGTTTTAGCGATAAGAAAAATTTGGAGAAGTCAGTATTGATTAGAATAGTGACCTTTGACTTCTATGagaaccaattttattttattattttgggaTAGTTTGAGGTATTTCCAGTAATGCCaaagacaaaatatatttcagaaGAACTACCCAAACATTACGATTAGATAGAATGATTCTATTAGATTCTAATCGATTCTATCCAAAATccaaatggaaaatattatatataaaatttaaaatagaaattgtcTTATCTTCTTGATTATTTTACATTAGTTTATGGAATTTGGAGAGTGAATAACTGGAGACTATTTTAGTCGTTATTATGATGTGTGTGCGCGTATGTTCGTAATTGTTTATGATTGttttatgtaaacatttttgacatgcataattttagatattttttttttaactttttaaggcATATATCaattcatattttgtcaatttgggTGCATAAATGCATGCTTATTTAGGCATTTTTTAGGGTATGAACTTACGAGccctaattataatacaaaaacaaaattacttactagtagcatattttataattttctcacTGGCATTTGACAATCCATGATTTTCTTTTAGAAATAACTTCTTCATTTGAGCTATAGCATTACTTAAACGCCctaagaaaaattaattcaattataattcaattataaacataaatgcTTGGATCTATCAtccaatattttaaagtattaaagtaacattttaaattaatttaatagaaaaaattactgTGTTCAGTTCTTAATccataaagttttattttgttcgCCTCATGTTGAGCTTTTATCCTCAACCGACATGctctacaaatataaaattattatacataatttgaattaaatattaatcaaacaaaatataaacctaaacattaaacaataaataaaaaaatctgcaacattaaaaatacttttataaaattcaataatttgtaaaataaataaatatgttatgaaattctaaaataaatcattagtataagatattaattttaatttaagaccagaatataatatatcccaATCTACTCCAAGTTTTGTgatataacacaaaataattatgccATTTAAAGCCAGTGCTACTatagattattaatataattatcagtttaagaattaagattaaatatatttcttaacagaataaatttttttaatatatgaaaGATTGTAATACCATACacacaatcattaaaatttagTCCATCACATACTGTGACAATCTTAGCAGACTGTGTAAAGCGTTCACAAATAGTATGAAtaagctttatttttaataagataatatgATACCTAAGATCATACATTATggtttaaatcaaatataattaaaatcttatttttaacaataaatgtaCCTGGATACTAATTTGTTCTTTTCTTTACGGGCATTTTTTCTAAGATCAAATGGCAACTCGCTGACTGGTGtcatttcagttataattttattccattTATCCAATTCACTGCCAATTAACTGTAATTGTTTAGGATTTGGTGTTAGGTTATTACCATCTCCCTTTCTTGGTTTACCACtagaacatttaaatatttactaatattaaatttaattcataaacaAACTTTTACAATTAACCTATGTTTAATTCCTTTGATTGAACAATTCGGACTAAATACTGGATCAATAATCTCGTTTAAACAATGTGAATCCTTTAGCttacattttaatactaatctttGACGTTTAGGAACCTTAGAATTAGCACTGTACTGCCAAAAAAATCCATCCTTGTGTAAAGATGATTCAGCAGATGTTCTACCACAATCACTGCCCTCTGAAtctatcaatttaaaaataattaggcaTATGTTGTATTTGTtagcatataattatatttattaaaaaccaacCGATATCAGATGAATAAGATTCTTCTTGTTCTGTATCATTATCAGAATCACCGACTGATTCATCAAATGACAAATCATAAGCTTCTGGAGTCAAAACACctccttaaataaataaaaaatgatattttttttataactatacaattaaagtttattCCAAACTAACCAGTAGAAATCGAGGAAGTAGATTCCGCTTCTGTTAATGATCCAGTGGATAATAAATGCTGTCGAGGTTCTCTATGCTGCCACATTTGGTCAAGTCCAAGATGAGTAGGAGCTGATGACGAAAAATGTTCACTCGATTTTCTAGCCAGCATAAATCCTGATCCCGGAACACTAGTTCCAAATATAGGAGGAGATAAACACTTTTGTGATTTTGTTTCTTTCTTCATGAGTTCTTGTAGTGttattgaatttgtttgaccTGGAGAAAGTGATGAAAGAGAACTGCATTTATTTGGTGAATGTTGAAAGCCAGACTTTGAAGAACTCGGTCTGTTAACAGGGCTAGTATCCACAGCATGATCCATCAAGTATGAACTCATAAATGTGTCAGGAATTTCAAACATTTCTGAATCAGGTGGTAATAACAAATCATCAAAATTGaagttttctaataaattatcacCACCATAGGCATTTAATTCAGCTAATGTTGGTCCGTGAAGCAAATTGGATTGATCTGCCTGCATTAGTAAACCAACAaacaatacattaaattaaatttgtttggagtaaattagattaatttgaattgtacatgcattatatctatattaaaaaatagttctCATATAAATccaacaaaatattaagttggTTATTGAGAAAATAATCCTTagtaaaataagaaatatttatcataatacctatattggtaAATTAAGTAATGAtagtattaattacttattaaatatgtttatttgttgagtaatccaattttaagtgtattaaatattatatgatttaagtgtattaaatattatatgaattgcaCAAcacttattttaagttatttacatacattttatataaaatgctttaataattgttgaatttgttatatatttccTATGGATACTTATCTATTTTCTCTCAAAATAAagaacgaaaaaaaatgtatataataaacaaataacacCTTCCTAACCACACAAATTTACCAATGTTATGAAACtgttgaaaattgtaaaagggCTTATTCATAACAtctttaagataaaaaaatgtggTCTCCTGAAATGAAACAacacatttgaaaaatgttcatCTACAAGTATAAATGATTATCAAATTAGTCATTTAAAAGAAGATAATTAtcggggaaaaaaaataaaaattaacataccacaaaggtattaataaaataataagaattatccTACCTGTAAAATTTCTTCATCCATTTTTATGAAAGACATATCATCAGATCTTCCTATCCGCCCAGAATCGTTATTAGTGAACAAATTTTGATCTGCATTATTGactacaatatgattttgaataaaatcattAGATGTATCAAACAATTCAAATCCATCATTTTGTAACAAGTTAAGATCTCCATTTTTCTTTATTGGTATAGGTCTTACTAATGATGAACTTTCTATAGGATAATCAACATTTAACACACGTTTAGTTTCCGTTGTGCCAAAAAAGTGTGAATACTCTTTGTTATTCATTTTTCCTTCTTTATAACGTAATACATACAgcaatcatttttttctaagaaTTCTTCAATTAcctaattgaatttttattattctcaatttttattcatctgaaaaaaaagtatatcaaatttaatatttagaaaattaaaattaggtagAAAAAAGGGACAGACAAacattacacaaaataattgaaaattaaattgaagtTGGTACAGAAATACACTCGGATGAATGGCTTGCATATAAgacaatagaaaataaagggTACATACATAAAACTGTCAATCATTCCTAATTTTTTGTCAATCCCACCAGCGGTGCGCACATACAACGCACTTGAAGTTTATGGGGAAGTCTAAAACTttgaatcattaaaaaaatgcatgGACACCTCCATCATTGCTGCCCTTGTATTTGGTGGAACAATGGTAGCGTCTAAAAAACAAGAATGACACCACATTTGATTGTTTTTTAAGAGATGTgaaattatgttatacctaatttaaattgaCTAATACATAtctctatatatttttacatttttggtcAGTTAGtttttacatatacatatactaattaaatttacctacatattatattgaaattctacattaataaatatattgtaactctacatttatgtattcattcatatttttaactatgtGGTAGACGACAAATGTGCGGTAGACCGCATAAGATGTGTAGAAACAGGCGGTAGATCCCATATGGCATGAATAcctttattttcttattataaaatgacACATACTTTTGTTATGAGTTAagacaaatataatttacaggAGGTTAACCACTAATAAAAGTTGGAAAATAAGTTGCTAAAAAATGCCCAATAGTATAATGTACTAGGGATTGAAGTGCGCGTTAaatttacctaattaaatataaataatttataaaaattactttatgggaaataaatttaatattgtatacatatgttaaaaattgttttattctcTAAAAATGTAATCGTGTACCTATAAGTACCAAGGTACCGATACTGGAAAAACACTcctaataacataattatctatCTACGATGATTATAGGATGTGGTATTTACTACCTTATAACGAAACtcttaaaaataacaactaattGGTCAGTTGGAATTACATCATGATCACGTATACTTTGAGTAGACTGTTGAAAATTATCCGACTTTACAATTCAACAGctgttcataatttattcattaccGTCCACAACAGAGCGTGAAATAGCATAATTCACTTACCTACCCATACTAATCGGTATAACcatatacctataaactaatggacagcaaATTCCACTCCGTCCTGCCATCAATGCTAGGTGatcatataacaatataactgaAAGAGAATGAACATAAAGTAGTGAAGGAGCCCGCATAAGgaactgtatagtgtatacatttttctacTTTGTTTCTTTTCTCGCTCACTCTATATCGTACCCATGACTCTCTCTAAgtgctgtccattagtttataggtctatgggtATAACACAAAAATTGAttgattaaatttatgttaCTAACTTCGGTCAAAATGTGATCGTTGTAGTAATTTTAGGGCACCTACGAACTGTGTCGTTGGGACAAAGACGATGTACGTACCAAATAATACTGCGGATCCTGTTTTACCTTCCTTGTAAGATAGTGTTGGTTAGTTCCTTCGTTCACGAAAAAATTAGTGTATGGAGCACCGTGCAACAGGTCGAGCAGGGAAAATTATCGCCTATCAATTATTGTCAACGCCGACGACTACAACCGCCATCGCCACGTCTTCCACTCGTATTTTCGGCAGTCGATCAGAGTTCGCCGGAAGAGTCGAAAGGCTATCCAGTATCCGATATTATGCACTATGCAGTTTACTCAACGAAACTTATTATTTGGTGCGCGAAAAGTCAACGGTTTTGACTCAAGAACGCCAAGAACatcgataataatgataatataagaatttctCATATTATCCATCTGCAAGAATTATAGTTAGCGCTTTTGCACCGTAGTGATATCACTGGGTACcacaaaatatagataatattatttgtttttgtttgatgATAACTACGCTTGGAGCGTTAGTAGCTTTTCTCGTATCGTTGACCAGCTGTTTGAAACCAAGTTTTAAcctgtataatatcttaaaattattatggtttaaacCGAACAAGGCACGCGTAcgacttaaatattatactaacatgACCATTCGATCGTGATTGTCTACACGGCGATCTAGTGATACGTAATGTCGTAAGTTTAACGTACTGcttcgattataatatacaatttccgAGATAGACAACGGCGCCTTTATCTTAATCTATCACGCATACATAAATACCAATACGGACGatgataaaaagtaattaaatcgttttcattgatacattttattataagttataactaaagaccggatttaattgatattgcaactttttttgtagttaagatAAATCAAATCTGATCAAATATGTACAcgatttgtattaattactgtctttctgtttaattttatgttgcaatttattgcaatttttaatgtttttgcaatttttttcaattttgtatatttcaCGTAATCAAATGTACAAATCAATATTtctt
This genomic window from Metopolophium dirhodum isolate CAU chromosome 1, ASM1992520v1, whole genome shotgun sequence contains:
- the LOC132936374 gene encoding protein CREBRF homolog; its protein translation is MNNKEYSHFFGTTETKRVLNVDYPIESSSLVRPIPIKKNGDLNLLQNDGFELFDTSNDFIQNHIVVNNADQNLFTNNDSGRIGRSDDMSFIKMDEEILQADQSNLLHGPTLAELNAYGGDNLLENFNFDDLLLPPDSEMFEIPDTFMSSYLMDHAVDTSPVNRPSSSKSGFQHSPNKCSSLSSLSPGQTNSITLQELMKKETKSQKCLSPPIFGTSVPGSGFMLARKSSEHFSSSAPTHLGLDQMWQHREPRQHLLSTGSLTEAESTSSISTGGVLTPEAYDLSFDESVGDSDNDTEQEESYSSDIDSEGSDCGRTSAESSLHKDGFFWQYSANSKVPKRQRLVLKCKLKDSHCLNEIIDPVFSPNCSIKGIKHSGKPRKGDGNNLTPNPKQLQLIGSELDKWNKIITEMTPVSELPFDLRKNARKEKNKLVSRACRLRIKAQHEANKIKLYGLRTEHRRLSNAIAQMKKLFLKENHGLSNASEKIIKYATRLKVAGKTTQFVNEVLEKTKLGAPRGGLDEL